The following nucleotide sequence is from Nomascus leucogenys isolate Asia chromosome 13, Asia_NLE_v1, whole genome shotgun sequence.
cacctggctgacacaacctttattttttttatttttccagtcggggtcttgctctgtcgcctaggctggagtgcagtggtgccatctccactcactgcaacctctgtttcccgggttcaagtgattctcctgcctcagcctcctgagaagctgggattgcaggcatgcaccaccacatccagctaatttttgtatttttagtagagacagggtttcaccatgttggccaggctgatcttggactcctgacctcgtgatccacccgcctcggcctcccagagttctgggattacaggcttgagccaccatgcccagccgacaCAACCTTTTTATTAACTGCCTGATGTTTCTCTAAAGCATTTTACTCCAGAGAGGTACCCCCATTTTAAATATACTGTGCAATAAAAGTAAACATCCAGTAAAATTGACTTTTTCTTTGTTGTACAGTTCTAAGTTTAGACAAATGCATAGACTTATGTAACCAGCCACCACATTCAATTCAAGATAGAGAATCGTCCTTTAACCCCCATATATTCTCTCATGCTACTATTTTGTAGGCAAATCCTGCCCTCACCCCAATCCCTGGCACCCACTGCTCTGTTTTCTACAAGTACCCATGTGCTCAGAATTTCTGGTGActgtttttaggttttttgttttttggtttttggtttttgaggcacagtctcattctgttgcccaggctggagtgcagtggcgccatctcagcccaccgcaacctccacctcctaagttcaaacgattctcttgcctcagcctcccaagtagctgggattacaggcatgtaccaccatgactggctaatttttgtatttttagtagagacggggtttcaccttgttggccaggctggtcttgaactcctagcctcaggtgatctgcccgccttggcctcccaaagtgctgggattacaggtgtgagccactgcgcctggccaactggtgACTGAATTGAGTCAAGTGGGAACTGTTGCCTGAGGACATTGCTTCTTAACTGGCAGGAACTTGCTGTGCACTCTGGAATATACTCTGAAGGCTGggagcagtcacaggcctcagaCAAATAATCACAAGAGCTAACATTTCCTGAGCGCTTACTACATGACAGGTACTGTGCCAAGGGCGTTTAAAGCATTATATCACTTTTCACAGCAGTTCCATAAGGTAAAtctatcatccccattttacagatgaggcaactgaggctaAAGATAAAGTActttgcccaagatcatacagcCAGGAAAGAGTGGAGCCAAGATTTGGACCCAGGCTGGGCAATTGCCATGCACATGCCCCTTACCCCTCTACTATATTGCCTTCCCCCAAAAAGAGTGGTTACCTGTCTCTACCACCCCCAGCCTGGAAATGTGACTGGCACCCATGTTGGCTCTCACATCCTCATATTCTCTCCTAATGCAACTTCTTGCTTGGGAAATAGATACCGCTGAAGCAGGGTTGATTGAGGAAGGGCTTCTGTGATGGGCAGGCGGAGGACTAGGCTGGGGATGGGTGCTGGGagattgctgcctgtttctgTCTTGCTGACAACATTTTTCCCCTCTCCACACTGGACAGAGCCTCTTCTGTTCCTCTCCATCTGAATTCCTGCTTCCTCCTCTGGCTTTGGAGTGCCTGGCTCCTCTGACTACCTCTTCTTAAGCCcccatctcttctctctctcactccgcTTGGTAAGAGGAACAAGGGTTCTGGGGTCTGGGCAAAGGGAAACATCTCCTGGTTCTAGCAAATGGGCCCCGTGAGGGTTGGGTGCACCCCTGAAAAGGTAAATCCACCCCAGGGAGCTCTACCAGAGGCATTACCACTCCCTAGCAGGGCATCTGGAAGTGGcagttattttcttaaaacttaaaTGATAGTAAGCATACAGAATAGCGCACAGATCATGAGCTTGGTTTCCATAAGGTGAGTACACTCATGTAACCAGTATCAGATCAGGAGATAGAATATTCCCAACAGCCCGTGTAACCAGTACcagatcaagaaataaaacattcccAGCAGCCCAGAGGTTCCTCTCCAGGCTCTCTTCTAGTCACCGTCCCTAGAGTAGAGGGCTGGGGCATTTTTGTTTGTCACAATCACTTCTGGGTTCTACTGGCATTGAGTTGGCAGAGTCTAGTGTCTGCAATGCATGGGACAGTCCTACAGTATAAAGAACTGTCCTGCCCAGATGCACTGTTGAGAAACACTGTACCTGCCAGGTCTGACCAGTGATGGGCTGCAGTGTGGCAAAGGCCTGGAGGACAGGGGTGAAGCTGTGTCTGTGGGTCAGAGTGAGGAGGGGCCTTCACTGCGATGCTGTTGCCACCCCCAGGCCTCCGGAATGCCCCCCGCTGCTGGGCAGTGATCCAGCCCCTGCTGTGTGCCGTATATATGCCCAAGTGTGAGAATGACCGGGTGGAGCTGCCCAGCCGCACCCTCTGCCAGGCCACCCGAGGCCCGTGTGCCATCGTGGAGAGGGAGCGGGGCTGGCCTGACTTCCTGCGCTGCACTCCTGACCGCTTCCCTGAAGGCTGCACGGTGAGTGCTCTGTGAGACAAGGTCCAGGCTCTCTGGGTTGGGCAGGACCGGGTATAGGGCAGGGTCCAGTGGGGAGCAGGGGATCCCAGAGCTTTGTCTCCTGGAGACCCTGAGCCTACAGCCATGGGGTCAACAGGCCACAAACTCAAACTGCAGCTCACTGGCTGGATCCGTCTATTAGGGattctctatttatttatcaATGATCACATGTTCAGCAAAATGTTTTGAGCACTGGCTCTGTTGGGTGTTGTGGTGTTACGGGCATCACGGATGACAGGAGCCTATCAGGAAGTTTCTCATGTATGTTGGGAGTTAAGGCACGAGCATGTGAAACAGCTAGAGCCACCAAGACAGGGGACGTGAGCTAGTTCTGGGTGGTGCAGGAGAgatcttcaaatgaaaataataacagtgaTAATGATGGTAATAATACTAATTAGTCGTGTTTACTATATGCCAAATACCATTATAAtaagctcacacctataatcccagcactttaggaggctgaggtgggcagatcacctgaagtcaggagttccagaccagcctggccaacatggcgaaaccctgtctctactaaaaatacaaacataagccTGATgtcatggcatgtgcctgtagtcccagctactcgggaggctgagacaagagaatcgcttgaacccgggaggtggaagttgcagtgagctgagatggtgccactgaactccagcctgggctacagagtgagactctgtctcaaaataaataaataaataaataaataaataaataaataagctggctagacacagtggctcacgcctgtaatcccaccactttggaaggccgaggcgggtggatcacttgatgaggtcagaagttcaagaccagcctgatcaacatggtgaaactccgtctctactaaaaatacaaaaaattagctggacatggtggtgggcactgtatttccagctacttgggaggctgaggcaggagaatcacttgaacacgggaggcggaggttgcagtgagccgagattgtgccattgcactccagcctgggcgacagagccagactctgtctctctctctatatatatatgtttattcatttaaccCTTAAACCATACCATAAGGTAAGTACTACCATCTTAGAAATGGGgaaactggccgggtgcagtggctcacgcctgtaatcccagcactttgggaggccgaggcgggtggatcatgaggtcaggagttcaagaccagcctggccaacctggtgaaactctgtctctactaaaaatacaaaaattagcctggcgtggtggtgggcgtctgtagtcccagctacttgggaggctgaggcaggagaaatgcttgaacccgggaggcagaggttgcagtgagctgagatcacgtcattgcactctagcctgggcgacagagtgagactgtctaaaaaaagaaagaaaaaaagaaagaagtggggaaactgaggtacagagaggccAAATAATTTGCCAAGCCAGCCCTAGGATTCAGGTCCCAGAAGTGTATCTCCAGCCACCCTGCCATTCTACCTGGATACCTTTCCCTAAACAAGAGGCTCGCCCCTGAGCTGCCTTGACACCGTCTTTTCCCATCCCTGGTGCCAGAATGAGGTGCAGAACATCAAGTTCAACAGTTCAGGCCAGTGCGAAGTGCCCTTGGTTCGGACAGACAACCCCAAGAGCTGGTACGAGGACGTGGAGGGCTGCGGCATCCAGTGCCAGAACCCGCTCTTCACCGAGGCTGAGCACCAGGACATGCACAGCTACATCGCGGCCTTTGGGGCCGTCACGGGCCTCTGCACGCTCTTCACCCTGGTCAGCCGCGGGAGGGCAGGCCCGGGGTGCCCTCAGCCTGGAACATGGGAAGAGAGCCAGAGGGAATGGGGGCAAAGAGGTCTTGGTGGGGGTCCCCAGGGAAGGGTCATGATCAGACGTGTCTGGGGCTCAGTTAAGGGTGTCTGTGTCAGCAGAATAACCCTAACCTCGCAGAACGGCCCACTTCTCTCTTCTAGGCCACATTCGTGGCTGACTGGCGGAACTCGAATCGCTACCCTGCTGTTATTCTCTTCTACGTCAATGCGTGCTTCTTTGTGGGCAGCATTGGCTGGCTGGCCCAGTTCATGGATGGTGCCCGCCGGGAGATCGTCTGCCGTGCAGATGGCACCATGAGGCTTGGGGAGCCCACGTAAGTGTTTTGGGGACCCAGAGGTGAAGGTGCAGGGAGGAAGGCTGAAGTGTGCGTTTACCCCAAAGGGGGCAGGTGCGTGTAAAACCGAGATCCAGGGCAGGATCTGGCTCTGCCTTACTGCATACTGCACGCAAGGTCTCCAGTGTTAGGATCTTAGTTTCAGAATCAGGACCTTCATGGTTTGCATCTGCTCAAAGGGGCGGCTCCTAGAGCCTCCTCAGATCTGACCTGGGTCCTGTCTCCAAGTCCTGACTTCTGGGAACCTCCAGACCTCAGCAGCCAAGGGTCTGGGCACAGGGTGGGGAAACCAGGTAGAGGGAGTACAGATTGACCGCCTCAAGTGATACCTCACCTCTCTGCACAGCTCCAATGAGACTCTGTCCTGTGTCATCATCTTTGTCATCGTGTACTACGCCCTGATGGCCGGTGTGGTTTGGTTTGTGGTCCTCACCTATGCCTGGCACACTTCCTTCAAAGCCCTGGGCACCACCTACCAGCCTCTCTCGGGCAAGACCTCCTACTTCCACCTGCTCACCTGGTCTCTCCCCTTTGTCCTCACTGTGGCAATCCTTGCTGTGGCGCAGGTATAGTGACTGGTAGGGACGGGAGACCTGGATAGGGTGAGTTTGAGGGAGGGGGCCAGTAACCCACCTTCTCTCCCACCCCTTCCTGCCGCAGGTGGATGGGGACTCTGTGAGTGGCATTTGTTTTGTGGGCTACAAGAACTACCGATATCGTGCGGGCTTCGTGCTGGCCCCAATCGGCCTGGTGCTCATCGTGGGAGGCTACTTCCTCATCCGAGGTGAGTGAAGACCAGGCCAGGACCAGTTGGGCAACAAAATGTACTAGGCACTTGCTGTGTGTAATTGGGAGCCGGGAGCTGCCAGCACGGCTGCCCCCATGCTGAGACCCCAGCTAGCTCCTATAGGGCCTTCACACAGAGTAGAAGGTGACCCTCTAGGCAGATGAAACACCGTGAGCACTTGCTGCGGGATAGCACCATTGTACTGGCCAGAAAAATCCATCCCTTCTCTCCAGGGTCTTGGCCCAGGGCTCAcagcttgcttttttgtttgtttttgtttttgagacagagtctggctccgttgcccaggctggagtgcagtggcacaatcttggctcactgcaaccttcacctcctgggttcaagcgattctcctgcctcagcctcccccatagCTAAAATTACAcgcacgcaccaccacgtctggctaatttttgtatttttagtggagacggggtttcatcctgttagccaggctggtcttgaactcctgacctaaagtgatccatcacctcagcctcccaaagtgccaggattacaggcatgagccacagtgcccagcctcacAGCTCGTTAGGTGAAGTTGGGCCAGGATCCAGTCCCAGTCAGCTCCTGGCCGGTGCACTTGTGTGATGAACACCCTGAGTAACCTACTCTGCCCACTTGGACCAACCTGGGTCCTTTGGCTATCTGTGTACACATTGATTCGATATGTACTGTCAATCTTCTGGAGCTTGGTTTTCATCTTTCTGCCCCCCAGCACACACAGCTCTCACAGCATGCATGGAATTACATGGTCCCTAACTTTCCTGTCTCAGGCTGCCATCCCACAGTAAGCCTCAGTATCTATTTAGCTCGTTGTTGGGTTTTCTTtgtaaacttcagtttcctcaccctgAACTGCCAGCCTTCTGTTCAGTTGCCTCTTTCCCCTCTTTTTGGCATAGTGTCTGGGCCTCTGATTTGTGCTTCGTTAATCATGCTGTCCTGGTACGGTAATCACTAGCCACATGTGTTGAACTAGTCCAGGCAGGGTGCGGCGGCTCACTCCTggaatcccggtactttgggaggctgagacggacggatcacttgagctcaggagttcgagaccagcctgaacaacatagtgagaccccatctctacaaaaaatacaaaagttgcctgggcagggtggcacatgcctctggtCCTAGCTAagtgagaggttgaggtgggaggcttgcttgagcccaggaggttgaggctgcagtgagccatgatcatgccactgcactccagcctgggtgccagagtgagaccctgtctcaaagaaaacaagacaACCACAAAAAGAAAcgagtccaaattgagatgtgttgtaaaatgtgaaaaacacactgtattaaaaaaaaaaagcaggaaaaaaaatgtaaaatatctcattaataatttgttACACGGATTACATGTTgagatgattttattttgaatatattaggtttgtaaaatatattgatattagttttgcttgtttcttttaactttttttaagtgGCCACTAGAAAATTTGCCATATGTATGTGGCTCACATATTTCTATGGGaaggccggcatggtggctcacacctgtaatcccagcactttgggaggccaaggtgggcagatcacctgagttcaggagttcaagactatcctggccaacatggtgaaaccccatctttacaaaaatacaaaaattagctggcatgatggcgggtacctgtgatcccagctgctcgggaggctgaggcgagagaattgcttgaaccctggaggcggagtttgcaatgagccgagattgtgccattgcactccagcctgggcgacagggttccgtctcaaaaaaaaaaaattatattggatAGCGCTGTTCTTGAGTCTGTTTTATGCCTTTCTCATCAGAGTAGCTTTGATCTGCCCCCTTCCTCGGGGCAGCTGGGCCACGACCGAGGCTCCCTCTTCTCAAGTGTCTGTCTAGGCTCTGCCCTCATCTTCCCAGTCCCTGGCAGACCTGCCACCAACTTCTCACCATTTCTCCAGTGTCTCTAGCTCCCCAGGCTTTCAATCAGCACAGGGGTAATCAGACTTGGGACTCCAGAGCCTTAGGACCCGCCTCCCACTCACCCATCCTTCCCAGCAGGGCAGCCTCACCCCTGCTAATGTCTGAGGTCCCCCTTCTGTTCAGGAGTCATGACTCTGTTCTCCATCAAGAGCAACCACCCCGGGCTGCTGAGTGAGAAGGCTGCCAGCAAGATCAACGAGACCATGCTGCGCCTGGGTGAGTGGCCCCGGGGGGACTTCGGTCTGAGGTCCTGGCCAGGCCAACACTGCACCCTCCTGGGGCTATGCGACCGGCAGGATGCAGTAAGTCAGTGGGACAAGTTAGCCGTGGGGACAAGGACAAGGGGTGTGTGTAGATGGTAGTGGTAGTGGCAGCTCAAAAGAAGGGGGCCTACTCAGGGGGGAAGAATTCAATCAAGTTCATGCCGGGActggttcttcctgcccactacGTCCCACGTGGGCCCTCCCACGGTTGCTTCAAGTGCCCTTCTTACTTTATTTTAGAGAAAGCAGTTCTTGGACTGAGCCTAGCATGAGttcaccccagccccagctgggTGAACTTGGAGGCCTCAGTGGGGCAgactccctcctccccactgctgCTGCGGGGCTGGGCTTGGTAACGTCCTGTCCTGCCCCTGTCCTCCACAGGCATTTTTGGCTTCCTGGCCTTTGGCTTTGTGCTCATTACCTTCAGCTGCCACTTCTACGACTTCTTCAACCAGGCTGAGTGGGAGCGCAGCTTCCGGGACTATGTGCTGTGAGTGAGGGGCATGGAGGCAGCAGTGTTGGGAGCTGGAGCCAAGGCCATAAGGACACCCACCTCCACCCACCAGGCCGCAGGGATTTTCCAGGTCCCTGCTGCACACAGCAGATTCAACGGATGGTGTCTGGGTGCATAAAGCATCAGTCTCTGTAGTTTCTCAAACGTGGCAAACAACCTTCGCATCCCTTCTCAGCCCTGCTCTTCCCTCTCCACCCCCTCGGTTGCCCGGCTGGTGCATGTGTGACTGTTAAGCAGCCAGTTCAGCTGCGTCTTCTCTGACCGACACTAAGTTGCCCTCTAATTCTGCGTGCTCTCCCGCAGAGCCTGCTGTAGATCCCGGCACAGGACTAGTTACCTCTCTGTGATAGGTTAATGACCTGCTAATGTCGGCTAgttttgcctgtgcttttttgTGTCATAATGAGGATGGATTGGAGAGAGTAAGACATCTCTACTGCTGAGAGAAGCACAGTACCCACTGTTACAAGGACAGTCGCTAAAATGGATGCTAGTCCAAGCCCTGACTGCTTCAGGCTCTTCCTTAAAGGTTCCGGCCTCCAGTCTGGGATGCTTTAAACCACAGTGATGCCGGAGTCTCTGCCCCAGAGATTCAGTTTAAttgtctggggtggggcccaggcatcaGTAGCTATTAAAAGCTCCCCAGTTGATTCTAATGAGCACCCAGGGTTGAGATCAGTGCTGTGGGGCTCAGCCCTTTCTAAAGTTTTTGGATTGATTGTCTGAGTCTACCTCAGAAAaccccacctgtagtcccagctacttgggaggctgaagcaggagattgcttgagcccaggagttggaagctgcagtgggctgtgatcgtgccaccgcactctagcctgggtgacagagcaagatcctgtctcaaaaaaagagagaggaaaagaaaggaaagcctcACCTGTCTACATTCCCTCACTGTAGGTGTCAGGCCAATGTGACCATCGGGCTGCCCACCAAGCAGCCCATCCCTGACTGTGAGATCAAGAATCGCCCGAGCCTTCTGGTGGAGAAGATCAACCTGTTTGCCATGTTTGGAACTGGCATCGCCATGAGCACCTGGGTCTGGACCAAGGCCA
It contains:
- the SMO gene encoding smoothened homolog isoform X1; amino-acid sequence: MAAARPARGPELPLLGLLLLLLLLLGGPGRGAASSGNATGPGPRSAGGSARRSAAVTGPPPPLSHCGRAAPCEPLRYNVCLGSVLPYGATSTLLAGDSDSQEEAHGKLVLWSGLRNAPRCWAVIQPLLCAVYMPKCENDRVELPSRTLCQATRGPCAIVERERGWPDFLRCTPDRFPEGCTNEVQNIKFNSSGQCEVPLVRTDNPKSWYEDVEGCGIQCQNPLFTEAEHQDMHSYIAAFGAVTGLCTLFTLATFVADWRNSNRYPAVILFYVNACFFVGSIGWLAQFMDGARREIVCRADGTMRLGEPTSNETLSCVIIFVIVYYALMAGVVWFVVLTYAWHTSFKALGTTYQPLSGKTSYFHLLTWSLPFVLTVAILAVAQVDGDSVSGICFVGYKNYRYRAGFVLAPIGLVLIVGGYFLIRGVMTLFSIKSNHPGLLSEKAASKINETMLRLGIFGFLAFGFVLITFSCHFYDFFNQAEWERSFRDYVLCQANVTIGLPTKQPIPDCEIKNRPSLLVEKINLFAMFGTGIAMSTWVWTKATLLIWRRTWCRLTGQSDDEPKRIKKSKMIAKAFSKRHELLQNPGQELSFSMHTVSHDGPVAGLAFDLNEPSADVSSAWAQHVTKMVARRGAILPQDISVTPVATPVPPEEQANLWLVEAEISPELQKRLGRKKKRRKRKKEVCPLVPPPELHPPAPVPSTILRLPQLPRQKCLVAAGAWGAGDSCQQGAWTLVSNPFCPEPSPPQDPFLPSAPAPMAWAHGCRQGLGPIHSRTNLMDAELMDADSDF
- the SMO gene encoding smoothened homolog isoform X2, translating into MPKCENDRVELPSRTLCQATRGPCAIVERERGWPDFLRCTPDRFPEGCTNEVQNIKFNSSGQCEVPLVRTDNPKSWYEDVEGCGIQCQNPLFTEAEHQDMHSYIAAFGAVTGLCTLFTLATFVADWRNSNRYPAVILFYVNACFFVGSIGWLAQFMDGARREIVCRADGTMRLGEPTSNETLSCVIIFVIVYYALMAGVVWFVVLTYAWHTSFKALGTTYQPLSGKTSYFHLLTWSLPFVLTVAILAVAQVDGDSVSGICFVGYKNYRYRAGFVLAPIGLVLIVGGYFLIRGVMTLFSIKSNHPGLLSEKAASKINETMLRLGIFGFLAFGFVLITFSCHFYDFFNQAEWERSFRDYVLCQANVTIGLPTKQPIPDCEIKNRPSLLVEKINLFAMFGTGIAMSTWVWTKATLLIWRRTWCRLTGQSDDEPKRIKKSKMIAKAFSKRHELLQNPGQELSFSMHTVSHDGPVAGLAFDLNEPSADVSSAWAQHVTKMVARRGAILPQDISVTPVATPVPPEEQANLWLVEAEISPELQKRLGRKKKRRKRKKEVCPLVPPPELHPPAPVPSTILRLPQLPRQKCLVAAGAWGAGDSCQQGAWTLVSNPFCPEPSPPQDPFLPSAPAPMAWAHGCRQGLGPIHSRTNLMDAELMDADSDF